One Telluria mixta DNA window includes the following coding sequences:
- a CDS encoding NUDIX domain-containing protein has protein sequence MDDHLKETKIDGELAYDGNFLKVSRDRVKLPDGKITQREFIRHPGAVVILALFDDGRVLLERQFRYPNDQVFIEFPAGKIDPGEESLACAKRELEEETGYTATDWHFVCTIHNAIAYSDEHLDLFLARGLTAGDAKLDDGEFLETFTATIPEMLEMVKRGDITDVKTVIGTFWLEKIAAGTWKPA, from the coding sequence ATGGACGACCACCTCAAAGAAACGAAGATCGACGGCGAGCTCGCCTACGACGGCAACTTCCTCAAAGTCTCGCGCGACCGCGTGAAACTCCCCGACGGCAAGATCACGCAACGCGAATTCATCCGCCATCCCGGCGCCGTCGTGATCCTCGCGCTGTTCGACGACGGCCGCGTGCTGCTCGAACGCCAGTTCCGCTATCCGAACGACCAGGTCTTCATCGAATTCCCGGCCGGGAAGATCGACCCGGGCGAAGAGTCGCTCGCGTGCGCCAAGCGCGAACTGGAAGAAGAGACGGGCTATACGGCCACCGACTGGCATTTCGTCTGCACGATCCACAACGCGATCGCGTATTCCGACGAGCACCTCGACCTGTTCCTCGCGCGTGGCCTGACCGCGGGCGACGCGAAGCTGGACGACGGCGAATTCCTCGAGACCTTCACGGCGACCATCCCCGAGATGCTGGAGATGGTGAAACGCGGCGACATCACGGACGTCAAGACCGTGATCGGCACGTTCTGGCTGGAGAAGATCGCTGCCGGCACCTGGAAGCCGGCCTAA
- the ispD gene encoding 2-C-methyl-D-erythritol 4-phosphate cytidylyltransferase, whose amino-acid sequence MTQAPRYFALIPAAGVGARMEATSPKQYLKIGGKPMLRHTLDAFLSSELIAHTFVVVSPDDPYIDAVAPHHGVTVLRCGGASRMESVRNGLAVLASTLSRADWVLVHDAARPGLTAELIEKLITGTGDHPAGGLLALPVVDTVKRCIDGEAAGTVPRNGLWLAQTPQMFRYELLREALAAATDPDSITDDASAVEALGLSPKLVEGHPRNLKVTLPDDIRIAEMYLAVSQPELV is encoded by the coding sequence ATGACTCAAGCACCACGTTACTTTGCCCTGATTCCCGCCGCCGGCGTCGGCGCCCGGATGGAGGCAACGAGCCCCAAGCAGTACCTGAAAATCGGCGGCAAGCCCATGCTCAGGCATACGCTCGACGCATTCCTGTCCAGCGAGCTCATCGCGCACACGTTCGTCGTCGTGAGCCCGGACGACCCCTATATCGACGCCGTCGCGCCGCATCATGGCGTGACCGTCCTGCGCTGCGGCGGCGCCAGCCGCATGGAATCCGTGCGCAACGGCCTCGCCGTGCTCGCCAGCACGCTGTCGCGCGCCGACTGGGTGCTCGTGCACGATGCCGCGCGCCCCGGCCTGACCGCCGAACTCATCGAAAAACTGATCACCGGCACGGGCGACCACCCGGCCGGCGGCCTGCTGGCGCTGCCGGTGGTCGACACGGTCAAGCGCTGCATCGACGGCGAAGCGGCCGGCACCGTGCCGCGCAACGGCCTGTGGCTGGCGCAGACCCCGCAGATGTTCCGCTACGAGCTGCTGCGCGAGGCGCTGGCGGCCGCCACCGACCCGGATTCGATTACCGATGATGCCAGCGCGGTTGAAGCCCTCGGATTGAGCCCTAAATTGGTGGAAGGGCATCCCCGCAATCTCAAAGTGACGCTGCCGGACGATATCCGGATCGCCGAGATGTACCTGGCAGTGTCCCAACCCGAACTCGTGTAA
- the ispF gene encoding 2-C-methyl-D-erythritol 2,4-cyclodiphosphate synthase, translating to MALASYNPTPPFRIGTGYDCHALVEGRKLIVGGVTIPHRLGLLGHSDADVLLHAIIDAMLGAAGLGDIGKHFPDTDPMFAGADSRVLLREAANRVLGTGYTIGNVDATIIAQQPKMAPHIPQMVSRIAEDIGASPQQVNIKAKTNEKLGFLGREEGMAAQATVLLIRAAG from the coding sequence ATGGCTCTCGCATCGTACAACCCGACCCCGCCGTTCCGCATCGGTACCGGCTATGACTGCCACGCCCTCGTCGAAGGGCGTAAACTGATCGTCGGTGGCGTCACCATCCCGCACCGCCTGGGCCTGCTCGGCCACTCGGACGCCGACGTGCTGCTGCACGCGATCATCGACGCCATGCTGGGCGCCGCCGGCCTCGGCGACATCGGCAAGCACTTCCCGGACACCGACCCGATGTTCGCCGGCGCCGACTCGCGCGTACTGCTGCGCGAAGCGGCGAACCGCGTGCTGGGCACCGGCTACACCATCGGCAACGTCGACGCGACCATCATCGCGCAACAGCCGAAGATGGCGCCGCACATCCCGCAGATGGTGTCGCGCATCGCCGAGGACATCGGCGCGTCGCCGCAGCAGGTGAACATCAAGGCCAAGACCAACGAGAAGCTCGGCTTCCTCGGCCGCGAAGAGGGCATGGCGGCGCAGGCGACGGTCCTTTTGATCCGCGCGGCGGGCTGA
- a CDS encoding MFS transporter has protein sequence MTTSTPRAAWGLILAASAILMITMAARLTTGLFLSPLNTATGLGIASISFAMAVGQFMWGASQPVFGAVADKYGSMPVIVLGAVLLAGGLAATPFVSTQWGLLVTLGILSASGAGAGSFSILIGATAQRLSAERRAFASGFINAGGSFGQFVFAPLVQFLIARAGWITAMLALAATSLLTIPLAWPLRGKPPAQSVVGHGDLTLGRQVREAMRDRSYLCLHAGFFTCGFHIAFLVTHLPGEVALCGLPAGVSATALGLIGLFNIAGSLAAGALAQRYRMKWLLALTYGGRAVIIAAYLLAPKSAWTFYVFAAALGFTWLATVPPTAGLVGKLFGMRYLATLFGLTLLSHQIGGFFGAWLGGLAFVRFGDYSWMWYADIALAVAAALVNLPIREAKPAPAAVAA, from the coding sequence ATGACAACAAGCACGCCACGTGCGGCCTGGGGCCTGATCCTGGCCGCCAGCGCCATCCTGATGATCACGATGGCGGCGCGGCTCACGACGGGCCTGTTTCTGTCGCCGCTGAACACGGCGACCGGCCTCGGCATCGCGTCGATCAGCTTCGCGATGGCCGTCGGCCAGTTCATGTGGGGCGCGTCGCAACCCGTCTTCGGCGCCGTCGCCGACAAATACGGTTCCATGCCCGTCATCGTGCTGGGCGCCGTGCTGCTGGCCGGCGGCCTCGCGGCCACGCCGTTCGTGTCCACGCAATGGGGCCTGCTCGTCACCCTGGGCATCCTGTCCGCGAGCGGGGCGGGCGCGGGCAGTTTCTCGATCCTCATCGGCGCCACCGCGCAGCGCCTGTCGGCCGAGCGGCGCGCGTTCGCATCCGGCTTCATCAACGCGGGCGGCTCGTTCGGCCAGTTCGTGTTCGCGCCGCTCGTCCAGTTCCTCATCGCGCGGGCCGGCTGGATCACCGCGATGCTGGCGCTGGCCGCGACGAGCCTGCTCACGATCCCGCTCGCGTGGCCGCTGCGCGGCAAGCCGCCCGCGCAATCCGTTGTCGGCCACGGTGACCTGACGCTCGGCCGCCAGGTACGTGAAGCGATGCGCGACCGCAGCTACCTGTGCCTGCACGCGGGCTTCTTCACGTGCGGCTTCCACATCGCCTTCCTCGTCACCCACTTGCCGGGCGAGGTCGCGCTGTGCGGCCTGCCGGCGGGCGTCTCGGCGACGGCGCTGGGTCTCATCGGCCTCTTCAACATCGCGGGCTCGCTGGCGGCGGGCGCGCTCGCCCAGCGCTACCGCATGAAATGGCTGCTGGCGCTCACCTACGGCGGCCGTGCCGTAATCATCGCGGCCTACCTGCTGGCGCCGAAATCCGCCTGGACGTTCTACGTGTTCGCCGCCGCCCTCGGCTTCACGTGGCTCGCGACCGTGCCGCCGACCGCGGGCCTCGTCGGCAAGCTGTTCGGCATGCGCTACCTCGCCACCCTGTTCGGCCTGACCCTGCTGTCGCACCAGATCGGCGGCTTCTTCGGTGCCTGGCTGGGCGGCCTCGCGTTCGTGCGCTTCGGCGACTACTCGTGGATGTGGTACGCCGATATCGCCCTGGCCGTTGCCGCCGCGCTCGTCAACCTGCCGATCCGCGAGGCGAAGCCGGCCCCCGCGGCCGTGGCGGCCTGA
- a CDS encoding phytanoyl-CoA dioxygenase family protein: protein MQKYVSVSGGSRHARLKLFGYYVQRACTSRTLRRIATRALVAGLHMLHGPSARAIRDDGLALDRMRAQGYLRMGALLSGDQCAQALAYLRDQDMIPARRDGCPFRIDAVPPGCRVGDYPLETLVHCPHIMEVANHPDVLRLAAGYLGYTPTISLMGLRWTFPGDGAPDGLLDFHRDSEPGSIKLMVYLTDVDLDAGPHSYVPGTHRDRMPIRLRHYSDADVMRRHGCRVDITGAAGTAFFVDTRGIHKGTLPARTARLMLIVQYSLLPCLIYDYAPVAYPGHDRYDAYVNRLMLATGAGRGTVPLADDVPRHSLQD from the coding sequence ATGCAGAAATACGTCAGCGTCAGCGGCGGGTCCAGGCACGCCCGGCTCAAACTGTTCGGCTATTACGTCCAGCGCGCGTGCACCAGCCGAACATTGCGACGCATCGCCACCCGGGCCCTGGTCGCGGGCCTCCACATGCTGCACGGGCCGTCCGCGCGCGCGATCCGGGACGACGGGCTCGCGCTCGATCGGATGCGTGCCCAGGGGTACCTGCGGATGGGCGCCCTGCTGTCCGGCGACCAGTGCGCGCAGGCGCTGGCATACCTGCGTGACCAGGACATGATCCCGGCACGGCGGGACGGCTGCCCGTTCCGCATCGACGCCGTGCCGCCCGGTTGCCGCGTGGGCGACTACCCGCTCGAGACCCTGGTCCACTGCCCGCACATCATGGAGGTGGCCAACCACCCGGACGTGCTGCGCCTGGCTGCGGGCTATCTCGGCTACACGCCGACGATCTCGCTGATGGGCCTGCGCTGGACCTTTCCTGGCGACGGCGCGCCCGACGGCCTGCTGGACTTCCATCGCGACTCGGAGCCGGGCAGCATCAAACTGATGGTGTATCTCACCGACGTCGACCTCGATGCGGGGCCCCACAGCTATGTCCCGGGCACGCACCGGGACCGCATGCCGATCCGCCTGCGCCACTACAGCGACGCCGACGTGATGCGCAGGCACGGCTGCCGCGTCGACATCACGGGCGCGGCCGGCACCGCGTTCTTCGTCGATACCCGCGGCATCCACAAGGGCACGCTGCCGGCACGCACGGCGCGCTTGATGTTGATCGTCCAGTATTCCCTGCTGCCCTGCCTCATCTATGACTATGCGCCGGTCGCCTACCCCGGCCACGACCGCTACGACGCCTACGTCAATCGCCTGATGCTCGCGACCGGCGCGGGCCGCGGCACGGTGCCGCTCGCGGACGACGTGCCGCGGCACTCGCTGCAGGACTGA
- a CDS encoding NADPH-dependent FMN reductase has translation MATRKIAVLVGSLRKESFTRKLAKSLMLAAPPTLELEIVEIGEMPLYNQDDETDTPPATWTEFRGRIKEADGVLFCTPEYNRSLPAVLKNAIDVGSRPYGQAAWTGKPCAVVSNSPGALGGFGANHAVRQCLVFLNMPCMQSPEAYIGSVGGKFDGDTLTDEGLKTFLQQFMECFATWVERHAD, from the coding sequence ATGGCAACAAGGAAGATCGCAGTGCTCGTCGGCAGCCTGCGCAAGGAATCGTTTACGCGCAAGCTGGCCAAGAGCCTGATGCTGGCCGCGCCGCCCACGCTGGAACTCGAAATCGTCGAGATCGGCGAGATGCCGCTGTACAACCAGGATGACGAGACCGATACGCCGCCCGCCACCTGGACCGAGTTCCGCGGCCGCATCAAGGAAGCCGACGGCGTCCTGTTCTGCACCCCGGAATACAACCGTTCGCTGCCTGCCGTCCTCAAGAACGCCATCGACGTGGGCTCGCGCCCGTACGGCCAGGCCGCGTGGACGGGCAAGCCGTGCGCGGTCGTGTCCAACTCGCCGGGCGCGCTGGGTGGATTCGGCGCCAACCACGCCGTGCGCCAGTGCCTGGTCTTCCTCAACATGCCGTGCATGCAGTCGCCCGAAGCGTACATCGGCAGCGTCGGGGGCAAGTTCGACGGCGACACGCTGACGGACGAGGGCCTCAAGACGTTCCTGCAGCAGTTCATGGAGTGCTTCGCGACGTGGGTGGAGCGCCATGCCGACTGA
- a CDS encoding VOC family protein — translation MPTDAANSPIAIREIDHIVLRVVDLARMLAFYGDVLGCREVRRQDEIGLVQLRAGSSMVDLIPISGKLGAAGGAAPGREGRNIDHFCFRVEPFDEDAIRAHLAVHGIEAGPAASRFGAEGEGPSIYLEDPEGNMIELKGAPTAP, via the coding sequence ATGCCGACTGATGCCGCAAACAGCCCCATCGCGATCCGCGAAATCGATCACATCGTGCTGCGCGTGGTCGACCTCGCGCGCATGCTGGCGTTCTACGGCGACGTGCTGGGCTGCCGCGAAGTACGGCGCCAGGACGAGATCGGCCTCGTGCAGTTGCGCGCCGGCAGTTCGATGGTCGACCTGATCCCGATCTCCGGCAAGCTCGGGGCGGCGGGCGGCGCGGCGCCGGGCAGGGAAGGGCGCAACATCGATCATTTCTGCTTCCGCGTCGAGCCGTTCGACGAAGACGCCATCCGCGCCCACCTGGCCGTGCACGGCATCGAGGCGGGGCCGGCCGCGTCGCGCTTCGGGGCCGAGGGCGAGGGGCCGTCGATCTACCTCGAGGACCCGGAAGGCAACATGATCGAGCTGAAGGGAGCACCTACCGCGCCATGA
- a CDS encoding ion transporter — protein MRQDDEAPPYVPQAPTAYGKPPPGWRRHMYDVIFEADTPAGRRFDIALVCAILLSILVVVLDSVPRLHHDHAELLNVLEWGFTVLFTVEYVARLVCVQRPWRYAGGFYGVIDLLAVLPSYFSLLMPGTELLLDIRILRLLRVFRIFKLTLYIEEYTRLGEALAASRRKILVFLSVVLMAILILGTVMYVVEGPKNGYTSIPVAMYWATVTMTTVGYGDITPHTNLGKAIASFMMLMGWGILAVPTGIVTAEMTLRHGDRRMGPARTARHCPSCGSGGHEAGARFCKDCGAALPAGHGGAK, from the coding sequence ATGAGGCAGGATGATGAAGCACCGCCGTACGTGCCGCAGGCGCCCACCGCCTACGGCAAGCCGCCGCCCGGGTGGCGGCGGCACATGTACGACGTCATTTTCGAGGCCGACACGCCGGCCGGGCGGCGCTTCGACATCGCCCTGGTGTGCGCCATCCTGCTCAGCATCCTCGTCGTCGTGCTGGACAGCGTGCCGCGGCTGCATCACGACCATGCCGAGCTGCTGAACGTGCTCGAATGGGGCTTCACCGTGCTGTTCACGGTGGAGTATGTGGCGCGCCTCGTGTGCGTGCAGCGGCCATGGCGCTATGCGGGCGGGTTCTACGGCGTGATCGACCTGCTGGCCGTGCTGCCGTCTTACTTTTCGCTGCTGATGCCCGGCACCGAGCTGCTGCTCGACATCCGCATCCTGCGCCTGCTGCGCGTCTTCCGCATCTTCAAGCTGACCCTGTATATCGAGGAATACACGCGCCTGGGCGAAGCGCTCGCGGCCAGCCGGCGCAAGATCCTCGTGTTCCTGTCCGTCGTGCTGATGGCGATCCTGATCCTCGGCACGGTCATGTACGTCGTCGAGGGACCGAAGAACGGCTACACGAGCATCCCCGTCGCGATGTACTGGGCGACGGTCACCATGACGACGGTCGGGTATGGCGACATCACGCCGCACACCAACCTCGGCAAGGCGATCGCGTCGTTCATGATGCTGATGGGGTGGGGCATCCTCGCCGTGCCGACCGGGATCGTGACGGCCGAGATGACGCTGCGCCATGGCGACCGCAGGATGGGGCCGGCACGGACGGCGCGCCACTGTCCGTCGTGCGGCAGTGGCGGCCACGAGGCGGGCGCCCGGTTCTGCAAGGATTGCGGGGCGGCGCTGCCGGCGGGCCACGGTGGCGCAAAATGA
- a CDS encoding two-component system response regulator: MTTSVAPQDAGTPTVLIVDDTPANVGILVEYLEGRQVRVAVAQEGEEGLARAEFVQPDLILLDVMMPGMDGFETCRRLKASPRTRDIPVIFMTALSETHDKVAGFAAGGVDYVTKPFQIDEVWARVTTHLALRSAQKRLAEQNAQLRRTEAELQAANNLLEQRVAERTAELVRTNARLEQKIADYNQAERRIDYMAHHDALTGLPNRLLLEDRVNQAIAQARRHQDEMVAQLHVDLDHFKTINDSLGERIGDRLLQAVATRLQQCTREGDSLGCLGGNGFGICLAALRGSNDAALVAGKVLDALSRPFHVEDHELHVSASIGVGLFPSDGHDAAALLRAANAAMYQAKQKGRNTYQFFTPALHEAAKRRMAATSQLRQALAHDEFSVYYQPQVDMESGRIFSAEALLRWTPPGKTPRSCAEFIAIAEETGIIVPIGEWVLRQACAQLKRWRDGGHPDMRIAVNLSARQFTQANLTDFVAQVLRDTGVPADALELELTESLTMQPSDDNLDVMRRLSAMGVQLSIDDFGTGYSSLAYLQNFPIHALKIDRSFVIGINEQAHDAAIVTAIIAMAHSLHLNLIAEGVDSPEHVSFLTAHGCLAAQGYYYSQPVPAEVMTRLLDQENLTPNGGARVDAIAR; encoded by the coding sequence ATGACGACCTCTGTCGCGCCCCAGGATGCGGGCACCCCGACCGTCCTGATTGTCGACGATACGCCGGCCAACGTGGGGATCCTCGTCGAGTATCTCGAGGGTCGCCAGGTCCGGGTGGCGGTCGCGCAAGAAGGCGAGGAGGGCCTGGCCCGCGCGGAATTCGTGCAGCCCGACCTGATCCTGTTGGATGTGATGATGCCCGGCATGGACGGCTTCGAGACGTGCCGGCGCCTCAAGGCTTCCCCCCGTACGCGCGACATCCCCGTGATCTTCATGACCGCGCTCTCCGAGACCCACGACAAGGTGGCGGGCTTCGCGGCGGGCGGCGTCGACTACGTGACGAAGCCGTTCCAGATCGATGAAGTATGGGCGCGCGTGACGACCCATCTTGCATTGCGCAGCGCGCAGAAGCGTCTGGCGGAACAGAACGCCCAGCTGCGGCGCACCGAAGCCGAGCTGCAGGCGGCCAACAACCTGCTCGAGCAGCGCGTGGCCGAGCGCACCGCGGAGCTGGTCCGGACCAACGCCCGCCTGGAACAGAAAATCGCCGACTACAACCAGGCGGAGCGGCGCATCGATTACATGGCGCACCACGACGCCCTGACGGGGCTGCCCAACCGCCTGCTGCTGGAAGACCGGGTCAACCAGGCGATCGCCCAGGCGCGGCGCCACCAGGACGAGATGGTCGCGCAACTGCACGTCGACCTGGACCACTTCAAGACCATCAACGATTCCCTCGGCGAGCGCATCGGCGACCGCCTGCTGCAGGCCGTCGCCACCCGGCTGCAGCAATGCACGCGCGAGGGCGACAGCCTCGGATGCCTGGGCGGGAACGGGTTCGGCATCTGTCTCGCGGCCCTGCGGGGGAGCAACGACGCCGCGCTCGTGGCGGGCAAGGTCCTCGACGCCCTGAGCCGGCCGTTCCACGTCGAGGACCACGAACTGCACGTCAGCGCCAGCATCGGCGTGGGCCTGTTCCCGTCCGACGGCCATGACGCGGCCGCGCTGCTGCGCGCGGCCAATGCGGCCATGTACCAGGCCAAGCAGAAGGGCCGCAACACCTACCAGTTCTTCACGCCGGCCCTGCACGAAGCGGCGAAGCGGCGCATGGCGGCGACCAGCCAGCTGCGCCAGGCGCTCGCCCACGACGAGTTTTCCGTGTACTACCAGCCGCAGGTCGACATGGAGAGCGGGCGGATCTTTTCGGCGGAAGCGCTGCTGCGCTGGACGCCGCCCGGCAAGACGCCCCGGTCCTGCGCGGAGTTCATCGCCATCGCCGAAGAAACGGGCATCATCGTGCCGATCGGCGAATGGGTGCTGCGCCAGGCGTGCGCGCAACTGAAGCGCTGGCGCGACGGCGGCCATCCGGACATGCGGATCGCCGTCAACCTGTCGGCCCGCCAGTTCACCCAGGCCAACCTGACGGACTTCGTGGCCCAGGTGCTGCGCGACACGGGCGTCCCCGCCGACGCGCTCGAGCTCGAACTGACGGAAAGCCTGACGATGCAGCCCAGCGACGACAACCTCGACGTCATGCGCCGGCTGAGCGCCATGGGCGTGCAGCTGTCCATCGACGACTTCGGCACCGGCTATTCCAGCCTCGCCTACCTGCAGAACTTCCCCATCCACGCGCTCAAGATCGACCGCTCGTTCGTCATCGGGATCAACGAGCAGGCGCACGACGCCGCGATCGTCACGGCCATCATCGCGATGGCGCACAGCCTGCACCTGAACCTGATCGCGGAGGGCGTCGACAGCCCCGAGCACGTCTCGTTCCTGACGGCGCACGGCTGCCTGGCCGCGCAGGGCTATTACTACAGCCAGCCGGTGCCGGCGGAGGTGATGACCCGGCTGCTCGACCAGGAGAACCTGACGCCGAACGGCGGCGCCAGGGTCGATGCGATCGCGCGTTAG
- a CDS encoding TonB-dependent receptor plug domain-containing protein has protein sequence MHKAILHAGVAAGVLSCSLGAHAAEDEAPVAAAEAGPLNTGVVIVTGTRATGLKVENSASPIQVLDTTSLQRTGQPDLIQALAQNLPSLTAQAFGGDMANMTLSARLRGLSPNNTLVLVNGKRRHGTSNLAVLGGPYQGGAAADLNYIPVAAIDHIEVLQDGAAAQYGTDAIAGVVNIILKSNYRGLTGNVNGGGYGDGGGRTGDASANLGLAPFADAYLSLTAETKYHGFSDRGGIDPRVIDPANLAAMPSLKGAPGYPNVNHISGDAQYRQHIFAANFGADLTPDLTLYGFATYGHKKAAAFENYRMPNRLPTIYPLGFSPQETFKEDDYAFTAGIKGKLAGGWDWDLSSTYGRDEAKLGVAHSGNVSLFADTGSTPLDFYAGKFVASQWTNNLDLHHEFAVGWSTPLTFAVGLEHRRDEYEIGAGDAASRYKEGAQSFPGFSLTDAGSHSRTNKAVYVDLAGQPVAGWTVDLAGRYEHFSDFGNAKVGKLTSRYDFSPVVGVRATYSNGFRAPTLAEEYYSATNVSPRSAFVQLAPNSPGAKLVGVNGLRPEASTNISAGIVINPSANAAITLDAYQITIRDRIVGSGSLYGSGGAVNSPAVTAAIIANGNQLDPTVVQTGINIFSNAVNTRSRGLEFVATLNSSYGAYGKVDWSLAANWNKVEVIKINQAPAQLQPQTLLDATAISDLETASPRVRVNLGALWKSGPWTINAREAFYGRASELQSSDGATYYKTEVKPTAITDLEVSYQFTKAWMLSVGANNLFNQYPDHVNANLLAEQRANLDNGAVTVYPSFSPFGINGGYYYARLGFKF, from the coding sequence ATGCACAAGGCCATCCTCCATGCCGGCGTCGCCGCCGGTGTCCTGTCCTGCAGTCTCGGCGCCCACGCCGCGGAAGACGAAGCACCGGTAGCTGCCGCCGAAGCCGGCCCGCTCAACACGGGCGTCGTCATCGTCACCGGCACGCGCGCCACGGGCCTGAAGGTCGAGAACAGCGCGTCGCCGATCCAGGTGCTCGACACGACGTCGCTGCAGCGCACGGGCCAGCCGGACCTGATCCAGGCGCTGGCGCAGAACCTGCCGTCGCTGACGGCGCAGGCGTTCGGCGGCGACATGGCCAACATGACGCTGTCGGCGCGCCTGCGCGGCCTGTCGCCGAACAATACGCTGGTCCTCGTCAACGGCAAGCGCCGCCACGGCACGTCGAACCTGGCCGTGCTGGGCGGCCCGTACCAGGGCGGCGCGGCGGCGGACCTGAACTACATCCCCGTCGCGGCCATCGACCACATCGAGGTGCTGCAGGACGGCGCCGCCGCGCAGTACGGCACCGATGCGATCGCGGGCGTCGTCAACATCATCCTCAAGTCGAACTACCGCGGCCTCACGGGCAACGTCAACGGCGGCGGCTATGGCGACGGCGGCGGGCGCACGGGCGACGCCAGCGCCAACCTGGGCCTCGCGCCGTTCGCGGATGCGTACCTGAGCCTGACGGCGGAAACGAAGTACCACGGCTTTTCCGACCGCGGCGGCATCGATCCGCGCGTGATCGACCCGGCCAACCTCGCGGCCATGCCGTCGCTGAAGGGCGCGCCGGGCTATCCGAACGTGAACCACATCTCCGGCGACGCGCAGTACCGCCAGCACATCTTCGCCGCCAACTTCGGCGCGGACCTGACGCCCGACCTCACCCTGTACGGCTTCGCCACGTACGGCCACAAGAAGGCCGCGGCGTTCGAGAACTACCGCATGCCGAACCGCCTGCCGACAATCTACCCGCTCGGCTTCTCGCCGCAGGAAACGTTCAAGGAAGACGACTACGCGTTCACCGCGGGCATCAAGGGCAAGCTGGCCGGCGGGTGGGACTGGGACCTGTCCAGCACCTACGGCCGCGACGAGGCGAAGCTGGGCGTCGCGCACTCGGGCAACGTGTCGCTGTTCGCGGACACCGGGTCGACGCCGCTCGACTTCTACGCCGGCAAGTTCGTGGCGAGCCAGTGGACCAACAACCTCGACCTGCACCACGAGTTCGCCGTGGGCTGGTCGACGCCGCTGACGTTCGCCGTCGGCCTGGAGCACCGCCGCGACGAGTACGAGATCGGCGCCGGCGACGCCGCCTCGCGCTACAAGGAAGGCGCGCAATCGTTCCCCGGCTTCTCGCTCACCGACGCCGGCTCGCACAGCCGCACCAACAAGGCCGTGTACGTGGACCTCGCCGGCCAGCCGGTGGCCGGCTGGACGGTCGACCTGGCCGGCCGCTACGAGCACTTCAGCGACTTCGGCAACGCCAAGGTCGGCAAGCTGACGAGCCGCTATGACTTCTCGCCGGTGGTGGGCGTGCGCGCCACGTATTCGAACGGTTTTCGCGCGCCCACGCTGGCCGAGGAATACTACTCGGCGACGAACGTGTCGCCGCGCAGCGCGTTCGTGCAGCTCGCGCCGAATTCGCCCGGCGCGAAGCTGGTGGGCGTGAACGGCCTGCGGCCGGAAGCGTCGACGAACATCAGCGCGGGCATCGTGATCAATCCGTCCGCGAACGCGGCGATCACGCTGGACGCCTACCAGATCACGATCCGCGACCGCATCGTCGGTTCCGGTTCGCTGTACGGTTCGGGCGGCGCGGTGAACTCGCCCGCCGTCACGGCCGCGATCATCGCCAACGGCAACCAGCTCGATCCGACCGTCGTCCAGACCGGCATCAACATCTTCTCGAACGCCGTGAACACGCGCTCGCGCGGCCTGGAATTCGTCGCGACCCTGAACAGCAGCTACGGCGCGTACGGCAAGGTGGACTGGTCGCTGGCGGCCAACTGGAACAAGGTCGAGGTCATCAAGATCAACCAGGCGCCGGCGCAGCTGCAGCCGCAGACGCTGCTGGACGCCACGGCGATCTCGGACCTGGAGACGGCGTCCCCTCGCGTGCGCGTGAACCTGGGCGCGCTGTGGAAGTCGGGGCCGTGGACGATCAATGCGCGCGAAGCGTTCTACGGCCGCGCCTCGGAACTGCAGTCGTCGGATGGCGCCACATACTACAAGACGGAGGTAAAGCCGACCGCGATCACGGACCTGGAAGTCAGCTACCAGTTCACCAAGGCGTGGATGCTGTCGGTGGGGGCGAACAATTTGTTCAACCAGTACCCGGACCACGTCAACGCAAACCTCCTGGCCGAGCAGCGCGCAAACCTCGACAACGGCGCCGTCACCGTGTATCCGTCGTTCTCGCCGTTCGGCATTAATGGCGGGTATTACTACGCGCGGCTGGGCTTCAAGTTCTAA
- a CDS encoding RidA family protein: MKTTRLAAALALALPLTVLAAPTAIVRHKIPDSDFPIAQAVTLPPGTTIHFISGQVPPVVDKAADPNSSAAFGDTKTQTVGVLTKIKEILQGMGLTMGDVVKMQVFLVGDPNKNGRADVAGFMAGYTQFFGGAQPNLPARAVVQVAGLSNPGWFVEIEVVAAKK; the protein is encoded by the coding sequence ATGAAAACGACAAGACTCGCCGCAGCCCTCGCGCTCGCCCTCCCCCTGACCGTGCTGGCCGCGCCCACCGCCATCGTCCGGCACAAGATCCCCGATTCCGACTTCCCGATCGCCCAGGCCGTCACCCTGCCGCCGGGGACGACGATCCACTTCATCAGCGGCCAGGTGCCGCCCGTCGTCGACAAGGCGGCCGACCCGAATTCGTCCGCCGCGTTCGGCGACACGAAGACGCAGACCGTCGGCGTGCTCACGAAGATCAAGGAGATCCTGCAGGGCATGGGTTTGACGATGGGCGACGTCGTCAAGATGCAGGTCTTCCTCGTCGGCGATCCGAATAAAAACGGCCGCGCCGACGTCGCCGGCTTCATGGCGGGCTATACGCAGTTCTTCGGCGGCGCGCAGCCGAACCTGCCCGCGCGTGCCGTCGTGCAGGTGGCCGGGCTGTCGAATCCCGGCTGGTTCGTCGAAATCGAAGTCGTGGCCGCAAAAAAATAA